From the Oleiharenicola lentus genome, one window contains:
- a CDS encoding PilZ domain-containing protein, translated as MLFFKRILEVTKSASASDRRGGARYAVKPGFPIKTVLNILGRDEQGHLLQSRDGQGWDWTGRLLDISFSGARMQMPRTVAAMRGDCCHLKIDVQGYEVTVPAKIAHIADRRDSFVFGLSLNTPASASAPAFHQLVELIALGATLQPVRPIQPDDSGYLVEEYAGELGSRLVIWRHLAGRDVAAFEFKLKDCLVRGLAGRNQLECLSGGQEAGARPVSGPKGEEIQRLYQWVVCNLAPAVPADVCEFLRKRAA; from the coding sequence ATGCTGTTCTTCAAGCGCATCCTCGAGGTCACAAAAAGCGCCTCCGCCTCCGACCGCCGGGGTGGGGCGCGCTACGCCGTTAAGCCGGGCTTTCCAATCAAGACCGTGCTGAACATTCTCGGCCGCGATGAGCAGGGGCATCTGCTGCAGTCGCGGGATGGTCAGGGCTGGGATTGGACCGGCCGGTTGCTGGACATTTCCTTTTCCGGCGCCCGTATGCAGATGCCACGCACGGTTGCGGCGATGCGCGGCGACTGCTGCCACCTCAAGATCGACGTGCAGGGCTACGAGGTCACCGTGCCGGCCAAGATCGCGCACATCGCCGATCGCCGCGATTCCTTTGTGTTCGGGCTCTCGTTGAACACGCCCGCTTCGGCCTCGGCCCCGGCTTTTCACCAGCTCGTCGAGTTGATCGCGTTGGGGGCAACCTTGCAACCCGTGCGGCCGATCCAGCCCGATGACTCCGGCTACCTCGTCGAAGAATACGCCGGCGAACTGGGTTCACGCCTCGTCATCTGGCGGCATCTGGCCGGACGCGACGTGGCGGCGTTTGAGTTTAAACTCAAGGACTGCCTCGTGCGCGGCCTCGCGGGGCGCAATCAGCTTGAATGCCTGTCCGGAGGCCAGGAGGCCGGGGCCCGTCCCGTCTCGGGTCCCAAGGGCGAGGAAATTCAGCGGCTCTACCAGTGGGTCGTCTGCAACCTGGCTCCTGCCGTGCCCGCCGACGTCTGTGAATTTCTCCGGAAACGTGCCGCCTGA
- a CDS encoding YSC84-related protein encodes MTTRSLLHLIMSLALGLAVLAGVPGAVAKSATEEKRAEIDEMAKGMLDDLYQLKPMAKDQVKRAAGYAVFSNVGVNLVFASFAGGHGVVVDKKGKRTYMKMGSAGLGLGLGVKDFRAVFIFRTKAKMEAFIEKGWDFSGQVDAAAKSDKKGAAIAAAETAIPDVEIYQITKNGLALQATLQGTKYWQDKDLN; translated from the coding sequence ATGACTACTCGATCCTTGCTGCATCTCATCATGTCTCTGGCGCTTGGTCTCGCGGTTCTCGCCGGCGTGCCCGGTGCGGTTGCGAAGAGTGCGACCGAGGAGAAACGCGCCGAGATCGATGAAATGGCCAAAGGCATGCTCGACGATCTCTACCAGCTGAAGCCCATGGCCAAGGATCAGGTAAAGCGGGCCGCCGGCTACGCCGTGTTTTCCAACGTCGGCGTGAATCTCGTCTTCGCGAGCTTTGCGGGTGGGCACGGCGTGGTCGTGGACAAGAAGGGCAAGCGCACCTACATGAAGATGGGCTCCGCGGGGCTCGGCCTCGGGCTCGGCGTTAAGGATTTCCGCGCCGTCTTCATCTTCCGCACCAAGGCGAAGATGGAGGCCTTCATCGAGAAAGGCTGGGACTTTAGCGGTCAGGTGGATGCCGCCGCCAAGTCCGACAAAAAAGGGGCGGCCATCGCCGCCGCCGAGACCGCGATTCCCGATGTCGAAATTTACCAGATCACGAAGAACGGCCTCGCCTTGCAGGCCACCCTGCAGGGCACCAAATACTGGCAGGACAAGGATTTAAACTGA
- a CDS encoding energy transducer TonB, with protein sequence MNLKELVLATAVTGGLFAASALSAGVVISPLVTESEFVAPAPVKVVAPANIPRQYQNETIRVSLTVDADGRARNVNLVDGRDPSLVRRLLPAVAQWQFKPALKNGRPVSAEVVLPLQLVDAPAS encoded by the coding sequence ATGAACCTCAAGGAACTCGTCCTCGCCACCGCCGTAACCGGTGGACTCTTCGCTGCCAGCGCCCTTTCCGCCGGTGTTGTCATCTCGCCTCTCGTCACGGAATCCGAATTCGTCGCGCCCGCGCCCGTGAAGGTCGTCGCGCCCGCCAATATTCCCCGCCAATACCAAAATGAAACGATTCGCGTCAGCCTCACGGTGGATGCGGACGGACGCGCCCGCAACGTGAACCTCGTCGACGGCCGGGACCCGAGTCTCGTGCGCCGTCTCCTGCCCGCCGTCGCGCAGTGGCAGTTCAAGCCCGCGCTGAAAAACGGCCGGCCGGTTTCCGCCGAGGTGGTGTTGCCGCTGCAGCTGGTGGATGCTCCGGCTTCCTGA
- a CDS encoding PilZ domain-containing protein, translating into MAFFKRFLKDHVSSPASPAPKTPVRAAPAVERRAQERHAVNHDFALKATLSYVGRDVTGAPMSDSRHGWNWKGRLVDCSEAGVRLQLGAGLQAVIGESCDLRLGIQDFEVIVPCHVVNISENAEGMVFGLQHEIYDETMRLKYLRLVDVVALGSTLRLHSRTPGPDDSGYIVENYRSSRSARLTVWRHPADESVSAFEIQINDCLLRAAEGQGLEYFTGDDSGSRPATAVQCHEIHQLFQWVVANLPAEVPADVKVFLHGFAG; encoded by the coding sequence ATGGCTTTCTTCAAGCGCTTCCTGAAAGACCACGTGTCGTCGCCGGCCAGTCCTGCGCCAAAGACTCCGGTGCGGGCGGCGCCCGCGGTGGAGCGCCGGGCTCAGGAGCGGCATGCGGTGAACCACGATTTTGCCCTGAAGGCCACGCTCAGCTATGTCGGACGCGATGTCACCGGGGCGCCGATGAGCGATTCCCGTCATGGCTGGAATTGGAAGGGCCGGCTCGTGGATTGTTCCGAGGCCGGCGTGCGCCTCCAACTCGGCGCCGGCTTGCAGGCGGTCATTGGCGAGTCCTGCGACCTGCGCCTCGGCATCCAGGATTTTGAGGTCATCGTGCCGTGCCACGTCGTCAACATCAGCGAAAACGCCGAGGGCATGGTGTTCGGTTTGCAGCACGAGATCTACGACGAGACCATGCGGCTCAAGTATCTCCGGCTCGTGGATGTGGTGGCCTTGGGTTCAACCTTGCGCCTGCATTCGCGCACCCCGGGTCCGGACGACTCCGGCTACATCGTGGAGAACTACCGGAGCAGCCGCTCCGCGCGCCTGACCGTCTGGCGGCACCCGGCCGACGAGTCGGTCTCGGCCTTCGAAATCCAGATCAACGATTGCCTCCTGCGGGCGGCAGAAGGGCAGGGACTGGAATATTTCACCGGCGACGACTCGGGGTCGCGGCCGGCGACGGCGGTGCAATGCCACGAGATCCATCAGCTCTTCCAATGGGTCGTGGCCAACCTGCCCGCGGAGGTGCCGGCCGACGTGAAGGTTTTCCTGCACGGCTTCGCCGGTTGA